A stretch of DNA from Capsicum annuum cultivar UCD-10X-F1 unplaced genomic scaffold, UCD10Xv1.1 ctg2221, whole genome shotgun sequence:
TTACGAACTAGAAGAAAATCAAGTATGCTGTGAAAATCATGTGTTTTTAACAAATCAAAACTGCTTAGAAGTATCTTTAAGAgataatttcaataaaataaaaagaaacatctTTCTGTTATATTGAGttgtaatgaaaaaatgaaatacCTGATATAAGATAGACAAGTAAGCTATTTATTATACAAGTGATATGGACTATATTAAAACATTGTAGACATCTTGTTGTTCTACGGAACACAGAAAAGAAGAAAACGTTTGAGGATAAAAGAATATTCTTCTTATTTAATCATCCACATAtgagaatataaatagacaaaagaatcctattctatttctaactaggaaactaataaaatcctattctaccttcaactaggatactaataaatcctattctatatcaACTTAGAAAACTgaatttcagaaataaaattactaaactaaaaagaaaaataacagaaaataactcaatacttcaacactcctccttgagtTGTTTTCTGGTAACTCCAAGTTGTTCACGAAGAGTTTCTTTTGGAAGAGCTTTGGTAAATATATCATCGAGCTTTAATCCCTCCTTGTTCTCAGCAATTTCATTGAACAACatctcaaaacatttcacaagGTTATTCCTAATCACCTTGAGAATCTTGTTCTTTTGTAGCATCTTACGAGAGATGTTGAGAGACAAATAATCAGAGTCCACAACACCCTTCACAAATCTAAGATACTCGGGCATAAGCTCCTCACAGTTATTCATAATGAACATCTTCCAAGCTCTTATTTTCTCATTGCAGTTTTTGCATTTGTACCGTTCAGCATAGTTTGACACATCATCGCAATCATCCATCACATCATCTCCGTCATTCTGATCTTCATGAAATGTGAGGTCTGAATTGGAATTATTGTTATTGCCAGAGTCTGGAGATCCCGCTATGGTCCCAGCTACAGTATGTGGATTATCCTTAGTTATAGCCTCATTATTGTTTTGAAGCTTTTGAGGATTTTCTTGAGAAGTGATTTGTTCAATTTCAACGTTCATTGTCGCACagcaattttcaatttttccagaataaaaaataaaatcgtcATCGTTGTGCTTGGTGGTCACAACAACCTGGTCACATTGACTACTTCGACAAACTTGCTCAGAATTTGAGTTCCAATTCAAAGGaaaacttctttttatcatttcaacTGTAATCATTTCTTGGCCGCTAGAATCAGAAATAACACATTTTTTGTCTTTGAACAGTAACATATAATCTTTTTCTAGCATTTGTCCAACACTCAAAAGATTTTGGTCGAGATCAGGTACCAACAAaacatcttgaataaatttagtaCCTTTGGGAGCTTCAATTGCCACAGTTCCTTTAACAACAATCTACAACGTGGTTTTATCAGCCAACTTGACACTACCTTTGGCAGATTCCAACTTCGTAAAATATTCTCGTTTGCTTGTCATGTGTTGAGTGCAACCATTATTCAGAAACTATGTGTTTTCATCATTAGATATTGTTATTGCCATTGCCGTAAAcacaaactcctcctattcttcAACTTCCGAAACGTTGGCTTTTTGAGTTTGTTGGTTGTTCTCCTTCTTCACTCTGCAAAACCTTTcaatatgtacaagcttattgcAATATCTACACTGGAGAAGTGGTTTCTTCCCCTTAAAGCAATAATCATCCTctttatgattgatttttttgCAATACTTGCATGGAGgaaaattttctcttttcttgacTCCATTGCGAGAATGTCCTTGATTATTTCTACTAGAATTAGTAGAAGTTTCTGGGATTTTACCTTCCTCTTACATCTACATCT
This window harbors:
- the LOC124890689 gene encoding uncharacterized protein LOC124890689 — encoded protein: MTSKREYFTKLESAKGTVAIEAPKGTKFIQDVLLVPDLDQNLLSVGQMLEKDYMLLFKDKKCVISDSSGQEMITVEMIKRSFPLNWNSNSEQVCRSSQCDQVVVTTKHNDDDFIFYSGKIENCCATMNVEIEQITSQENPQKLQNNNEAITKDNPHTVAGTIAGSPDSGNNNNSNSDLTFHEDQNDGDDVMDDCDDVSNYAERYKCKNCNEKIRAWKMFIMNNCEELMPEYLRFVKGVVDSDYLSLNISRKMLQKNKILKVIRNNLVKCFEMLFNEIAENKEGLKLDDIFTKALPKETLREQLGVTRKQLKEEC